In the Populus trichocarpa isolate Nisqually-1 chromosome 1, P.trichocarpa_v4.1, whole genome shotgun sequence genome, one interval contains:
- the LOC7472974 gene encoding MAR-binding filament-like protein 1-1 isoform X2, with translation MTMSFSMGSSYFLHSHFPSSTSSSSSSQPVSFHVKNNSNNNEMTGRRRVVSACMGQEDPMDIVFRKKRAILFLGISVLPFLQLRARALEGLVTKEATLMAPEEDQKEELAIQRYTPPNPFLSLLNGLGIFGTGVLGALYALAQKEKKATDKTVESMISKLKEKEATIESLEKNFESKLLNEQEEQMKQRKKAKEEQQFLLSQLNSANSIIAGLGQELKNEKRIIGELRVQADGLETNLSKAGEDKKALEQLLKEKLSMIEALQDKISLLSSEIKDKEYNAQNLSSSLAEKELELKNLNYTHEQTNGELAKACSEIKGLKDELLKNKKELEMRNSVVDELNSKISSLIVERDESSRQLNTIQEEYNDLKSSSEKKAALDATLLREREYELHVLKEKLEVALNEASGNQARIDDLTWERNDLRRMLDDEVSNAKNLKNELHNTQEALEKLREEASDLSEQLELSQNQCTELQAEVSRILAEFAEVTETLQKSVEKAKQSGDLLASELTAMKEQLRKTKEELQVMSQDLEMVTENRDSLQKELVDAYKKAEVAANELKAEKNIVSSLNKELQNLEKQMLKDKESRKSLETDLEDATKSLDEMNRNALILSGELEMANSRISSVEDEKQVLYKSLTEQKNAAKEAQENMEDAHNIVVRLGSEREGLDRKGKKLEGELASAKGEILRLRSKINSSNTAVNDQERQKTEAEDLLSRSKTTNSSSTVVNEEKSEGTEAEEKVTVNAKRSGRTRRRRASSQ, from the exons ATGACCATGAGCTTCTCAATGGGAAGCTCTTATTTTTTACACTCTCACTTTCCTTCctccacttcttcttcttcttcttcccaacCTGTTTCCTTTCATGTGAAGAACAACAGCAATAATAATGAAATGACCGGGAGGAGGAGAGTGGTTTCTGCTTGTATGGGTCAAGAGGATCCAATGGACATTGTTTTCAGAAAGAAGAGAGCTAttctttttttgggtatttCAGTTCTTCCTTTCTTGCAACTCAGGGCCAGAGCTCTTGAAGGTCTTGTTACAA AAGAAGCTACACTCATGGCACCAGAGGAGGACCAAAAAGAAGAG CTAGCAATTCAAAGATATACACCGCCAAATCCCTTTCTGTCTCTCCTGAATGGCCTCGGCATATTTGGTACTGGTGTGCTTGGTGCACTCTATGCATTGGCtcagaaggaaaagaaagctaCTGATAAAACAGTAGAATCT ATGATATCTaaactgaaagaaaaagaagctaCCATTGAATCCTTGGAGAAAAACTTTGAATCAAAGCTATTAAATGAACAGGAAGAACAGATGAAGCAACGGAAGAAGGCAAAGGAAGAACAACAGTTTTTATTGAGTCAGCTAAACTCGGCAAACAGTATAATTGCAGGGTTAGGACAGGAgctaaaaaatgagaaaagaataATTGGGGAGCTTAGAGTTCAAGCAGATGGTCTAGAAACCAACCTCTCAAAAGCTGGGGAAGATAAAAAAGCTCTTGAACAACTGTTGAAGGAAAAACTGAGCATGATTGAAGCCTTACAAGATAAGATCAGCTTGCTTAGTTCGGAGATCAAGGACAAGGAATATAATGCTCAAAATCTCAGCTCTTCACTTGCTGAGAAGGAATTGGAGCTAAAGAACTTGAATTACACGCATGAGCAAACAAATGGTGAACTAGCGAAAGCATGCTCAGAGATCAAAGGATTGAAAGATGAACtactgaaaaacaaaaaggaactAGAAATGAGGAATTCTGTGGTGGATGAATTAAATTCAAAGATCAGTTCTTTAATTGTTGAGAGAGATGAATCTAGTAGGCAGCTTAATACTATTCAGGAGGAGTACAATGATCTGAAATCATCCTCTGAAAAGAAGGCTGCCCTGGATGCTACActattgagagagagagaatatgAGCTTCATGTGCTGAAGGAAAAGCTTGAGGTTGCTTTGAATGAAGCAAGTGGCAACCAAGCAAGGATTGATGACTTGACTTGGGAAAGGAATGATTTGAGAAGAATGCTTGATGATGAAGTGAGCAATGCCAAGAATCTAAAAAATGAGCTCCATAACACCCAGGAAGCCCTTGAGAAGTTGAGAGAGGAGGCCTCTGATCTGTCAGAACAGCTCGAGCTTTCACAAAACCAGTGCACTGAGCTTCAGGCTGAGGTCTCAAGGATTCTGGCTGAGTTTGCTGAAGTTACAGAAACCCTGCAGAAGAGTGTTGAGAAGGCAAAACAAAGTGGTGACTTGTTAGCCAGTGAGCTTACAGCAATGAAGGAACAATTGAGGAAAACTAAAGAGGAGCTGCAAGTTATGTCACAAGATCTGGAAATGGTGACTGAAAATCGTGATAGCTTACAAAAGGAGTTGGTAGATGCGTACAAGAAAGCAGAAGTCGCAGCCAATGAATTAAAAGCAGAGAAGAATATAGTTTCTTCTTTGAATAAAGAATTGCagaacttggagaagcaaatgttAAAGGACAAGGAGTCAAGAAAATCACTTGAAACAGATCTAGAAGATGCCACTAAATCCCTTGATGAGATGAACCGAAATGCTTTGATACTTTCTGGAGAGCTGGAGATGGCTAATTCTCGGATTTCAAGCGTTGAAGACGAGAAGCAGGTGCTTTACAAATCCCTAACTGAGCAGAAGAATGCAGCCAAAGAGGCCCAAGAGAATATGGAAGATGCTCATAACATTGTGGTGAGGCTTGGGAGTGAAAGGGAGGGTTTGGACAGAAAGGGAAAGAAACTTGAAGGAGAATTGGCATCTGCTAAGGGTGAAATATTGCGATTAAGGAGTAAAATAAATTCTTCGAACACTGCTGTAAATGATCAGGAGAGACAGAAAACCGAAGCTGAAGACTTGCTATCAAGGAGTAAAACAACAAATTCATCGAGCACTGTTGTAAATGAAGAGAAGTCAGAGGGAACTGAAGCTGAAGAGAAGGTCACAGTGAATGCAAAGAGAAGTGGTAGAACTAGAAGGAGAAGGGCTAGTTCGCAATGA
- the LOC7486643 gene encoding uncharacterized protein LOC7486643, which yields MFYGAEVWDPWLIAAQIVCLQCLYYLTLGFFLCFLVGTRVSRLTLVYFFDFATITTSTVTGRCVIASLLPSSFAGAGYMLYLIERSKKCLDFSATLFIIHLFICIIYGGWPSSITWWVVNGTGFAVMAWLGKYLCSERELREIPISRYRSNV from the exons ATGTTCTATGGTGCAGAGGTATGGGATCCATGGCTAATAGCAGCCCAAATCGTATGCCTTCAGTGCCTTTACTACCTCACTCTtggtttctttttatgttttcttgttGGCACTCGCGTCTCTCGCTTGACTCTCgtttatttctttgatttcgCCACTATCACTACCTCTACTGTCACCGGTCGCTGTGTCATTGCCTCCCTTCTCCCTTCCTCCTTTGCTGG aGCTGGGTATATGCTGTATTTGATTGAGAGGTCAAAGAAGTGCTTAGATTTTTCAGCCACCCTCTTTATCATCCATTTGTTTATATGCATCATATATGGAGGCTGGCCTTCCTCGATAACATGGTGGGTCGTTAATGGTACTGGGTTTGCTGTGATGGCCTGGCTTGGTAAATATTTGTGTAGCGAGCGTGAACTCCGGGAGATTCCCATTTCGCGATATCGATCCA ATGTTTGA
- the LOC7472974 gene encoding MAR-binding filament-like protein 1-1 isoform X1, with translation MTMSFSMGSSYFLHSHFPSSTSSSSSSQPVSFHVKNNSNNNEMTGRRRVVSACMGQEDPMDIVFRKKRAILFLGISVLPFLQLRARALEGLVTKRRNLGGEERRNWRETRGTENGETVKETNEIEEATLMAPEEDQKEELAIQRYTPPNPFLSLLNGLGIFGTGVLGALYALAQKEKKATDKTVESMISKLKEKEATIESLEKNFESKLLNEQEEQMKQRKKAKEEQQFLLSQLNSANSIIAGLGQELKNEKRIIGELRVQADGLETNLSKAGEDKKALEQLLKEKLSMIEALQDKISLLSSEIKDKEYNAQNLSSSLAEKELELKNLNYTHEQTNGELAKACSEIKGLKDELLKNKKELEMRNSVVDELNSKISSLIVERDESSRQLNTIQEEYNDLKSSSEKKAALDATLLREREYELHVLKEKLEVALNEASGNQARIDDLTWERNDLRRMLDDEVSNAKNLKNELHNTQEALEKLREEASDLSEQLELSQNQCTELQAEVSRILAEFAEVTETLQKSVEKAKQSGDLLASELTAMKEQLRKTKEELQVMSQDLEMVTENRDSLQKELVDAYKKAEVAANELKAEKNIVSSLNKELQNLEKQMLKDKESRKSLETDLEDATKSLDEMNRNALILSGELEMANSRISSVEDEKQVLYKSLTEQKNAAKEAQENMEDAHNIVVRLGSEREGLDRKGKKLEGELASAKGEILRLRSKINSSNTAVNDQERQKTEAEDLLSRSKTTNSSSTVVNEEKSEGTEAEEKVTVNAKRSGRTRRRRASSQ, from the exons ATGACCATGAGCTTCTCAATGGGAAGCTCTTATTTTTTACACTCTCACTTTCCTTCctccacttcttcttcttcttcttcccaacCTGTTTCCTTTCATGTGAAGAACAACAGCAATAATAATGAAATGACCGGGAGGAGGAGAGTGGTTTCTGCTTGTATGGGTCAAGAGGATCCAATGGACATTGTTTTCAGAAAGAAGAGAGCTAttctttttttgggtatttCAGTTCTTCCTTTCTTGCAACTCAGGGCCAGAGCTCTTGAAGGTCTTGTTACAA AAAGAAGAAATTTgggaggagaggagagaagaaaCTGGAGAGAAACTAGAGGAACAGAAAATGGGGAAACTGTGAAGGAAACGAATGAGATAG AAGAAGCTACACTCATGGCACCAGAGGAGGACCAAAAAGAAGAG CTAGCAATTCAAAGATATACACCGCCAAATCCCTTTCTGTCTCTCCTGAATGGCCTCGGCATATTTGGTACTGGTGTGCTTGGTGCACTCTATGCATTGGCtcagaaggaaaagaaagctaCTGATAAAACAGTAGAATCT ATGATATCTaaactgaaagaaaaagaagctaCCATTGAATCCTTGGAGAAAAACTTTGAATCAAAGCTATTAAATGAACAGGAAGAACAGATGAAGCAACGGAAGAAGGCAAAGGAAGAACAACAGTTTTTATTGAGTCAGCTAAACTCGGCAAACAGTATAATTGCAGGGTTAGGACAGGAgctaaaaaatgagaaaagaataATTGGGGAGCTTAGAGTTCAAGCAGATGGTCTAGAAACCAACCTCTCAAAAGCTGGGGAAGATAAAAAAGCTCTTGAACAACTGTTGAAGGAAAAACTGAGCATGATTGAAGCCTTACAAGATAAGATCAGCTTGCTTAGTTCGGAGATCAAGGACAAGGAATATAATGCTCAAAATCTCAGCTCTTCACTTGCTGAGAAGGAATTGGAGCTAAAGAACTTGAATTACACGCATGAGCAAACAAATGGTGAACTAGCGAAAGCATGCTCAGAGATCAAAGGATTGAAAGATGAACtactgaaaaacaaaaaggaactAGAAATGAGGAATTCTGTGGTGGATGAATTAAATTCAAAGATCAGTTCTTTAATTGTTGAGAGAGATGAATCTAGTAGGCAGCTTAATACTATTCAGGAGGAGTACAATGATCTGAAATCATCCTCTGAAAAGAAGGCTGCCCTGGATGCTACActattgagagagagagaatatgAGCTTCATGTGCTGAAGGAAAAGCTTGAGGTTGCTTTGAATGAAGCAAGTGGCAACCAAGCAAGGATTGATGACTTGACTTGGGAAAGGAATGATTTGAGAAGAATGCTTGATGATGAAGTGAGCAATGCCAAGAATCTAAAAAATGAGCTCCATAACACCCAGGAAGCCCTTGAGAAGTTGAGAGAGGAGGCCTCTGATCTGTCAGAACAGCTCGAGCTTTCACAAAACCAGTGCACTGAGCTTCAGGCTGAGGTCTCAAGGATTCTGGCTGAGTTTGCTGAAGTTACAGAAACCCTGCAGAAGAGTGTTGAGAAGGCAAAACAAAGTGGTGACTTGTTAGCCAGTGAGCTTACAGCAATGAAGGAACAATTGAGGAAAACTAAAGAGGAGCTGCAAGTTATGTCACAAGATCTGGAAATGGTGACTGAAAATCGTGATAGCTTACAAAAGGAGTTGGTAGATGCGTACAAGAAAGCAGAAGTCGCAGCCAATGAATTAAAAGCAGAGAAGAATATAGTTTCTTCTTTGAATAAAGAATTGCagaacttggagaagcaaatgttAAAGGACAAGGAGTCAAGAAAATCACTTGAAACAGATCTAGAAGATGCCACTAAATCCCTTGATGAGATGAACCGAAATGCTTTGATACTTTCTGGAGAGCTGGAGATGGCTAATTCTCGGATTTCAAGCGTTGAAGACGAGAAGCAGGTGCTTTACAAATCCCTAACTGAGCAGAAGAATGCAGCCAAAGAGGCCCAAGAGAATATGGAAGATGCTCATAACATTGTGGTGAGGCTTGGGAGTGAAAGGGAGGGTTTGGACAGAAAGGGAAAGAAACTTGAAGGAGAATTGGCATCTGCTAAGGGTGAAATATTGCGATTAAGGAGTAAAATAAATTCTTCGAACACTGCTGTAAATGATCAGGAGAGACAGAAAACCGAAGCTGAAGACTTGCTATCAAGGAGTAAAACAACAAATTCATCGAGCACTGTTGTAAATGAAGAGAAGTCAGAGGGAACTGAAGCTGAAGAGAAGGTCACAGTGAATGCAAAGAGAAGTGGTAGAACTAGAAGGAGAAGGGCTAGTTCGCAATGA
- the LOC7472974 gene encoding MAR-binding filament-like protein 1-1 isoform X3 encodes MAPEEDQKEELAIQRYTPPNPFLSLLNGLGIFGTGVLGALYALAQKEKKATDKTVESMISKLKEKEATIESLEKNFESKLLNEQEEQMKQRKKAKEEQQFLLSQLNSANSIIAGLGQELKNEKRIIGELRVQADGLETNLSKAGEDKKALEQLLKEKLSMIEALQDKISLLSSEIKDKEYNAQNLSSSLAEKELELKNLNYTHEQTNGELAKACSEIKGLKDELLKNKKELEMRNSVVDELNSKISSLIVERDESSRQLNTIQEEYNDLKSSSEKKAALDATLLREREYELHVLKEKLEVALNEASGNQARIDDLTWERNDLRRMLDDEVSNAKNLKNELHNTQEALEKLREEASDLSEQLELSQNQCTELQAEVSRILAEFAEVTETLQKSVEKAKQSGDLLASELTAMKEQLRKTKEELQVMSQDLEMVTENRDSLQKELVDAYKKAEVAANELKAEKNIVSSLNKELQNLEKQMLKDKESRKSLETDLEDATKSLDEMNRNALILSGELEMANSRISSVEDEKQVLYKSLTEQKNAAKEAQENMEDAHNIVVRLGSEREGLDRKGKKLEGELASAKGEILRLRSKINSSNTAVNDQERQKTEAEDLLSRSKTTNSSSTVVNEEKSEGTEAEEKVTVNAKRSGRTRRRRASSQ; translated from the exons ATGGCACCAGAGGAGGACCAAAAAGAAGAG CTAGCAATTCAAAGATATACACCGCCAAATCCCTTTCTGTCTCTCCTGAATGGCCTCGGCATATTTGGTACTGGTGTGCTTGGTGCACTCTATGCATTGGCtcagaaggaaaagaaagctaCTGATAAAACAGTAGAATCT ATGATATCTaaactgaaagaaaaagaagctaCCATTGAATCCTTGGAGAAAAACTTTGAATCAAAGCTATTAAATGAACAGGAAGAACAGATGAAGCAACGGAAGAAGGCAAAGGAAGAACAACAGTTTTTATTGAGTCAGCTAAACTCGGCAAACAGTATAATTGCAGGGTTAGGACAGGAgctaaaaaatgagaaaagaataATTGGGGAGCTTAGAGTTCAAGCAGATGGTCTAGAAACCAACCTCTCAAAAGCTGGGGAAGATAAAAAAGCTCTTGAACAACTGTTGAAGGAAAAACTGAGCATGATTGAAGCCTTACAAGATAAGATCAGCTTGCTTAGTTCGGAGATCAAGGACAAGGAATATAATGCTCAAAATCTCAGCTCTTCACTTGCTGAGAAGGAATTGGAGCTAAAGAACTTGAATTACACGCATGAGCAAACAAATGGTGAACTAGCGAAAGCATGCTCAGAGATCAAAGGATTGAAAGATGAACtactgaaaaacaaaaaggaactAGAAATGAGGAATTCTGTGGTGGATGAATTAAATTCAAAGATCAGTTCTTTAATTGTTGAGAGAGATGAATCTAGTAGGCAGCTTAATACTATTCAGGAGGAGTACAATGATCTGAAATCATCCTCTGAAAAGAAGGCTGCCCTGGATGCTACActattgagagagagagaatatgAGCTTCATGTGCTGAAGGAAAAGCTTGAGGTTGCTTTGAATGAAGCAAGTGGCAACCAAGCAAGGATTGATGACTTGACTTGGGAAAGGAATGATTTGAGAAGAATGCTTGATGATGAAGTGAGCAATGCCAAGAATCTAAAAAATGAGCTCCATAACACCCAGGAAGCCCTTGAGAAGTTGAGAGAGGAGGCCTCTGATCTGTCAGAACAGCTCGAGCTTTCACAAAACCAGTGCACTGAGCTTCAGGCTGAGGTCTCAAGGATTCTGGCTGAGTTTGCTGAAGTTACAGAAACCCTGCAGAAGAGTGTTGAGAAGGCAAAACAAAGTGGTGACTTGTTAGCCAGTGAGCTTACAGCAATGAAGGAACAATTGAGGAAAACTAAAGAGGAGCTGCAAGTTATGTCACAAGATCTGGAAATGGTGACTGAAAATCGTGATAGCTTACAAAAGGAGTTGGTAGATGCGTACAAGAAAGCAGAAGTCGCAGCCAATGAATTAAAAGCAGAGAAGAATATAGTTTCTTCTTTGAATAAAGAATTGCagaacttggagaagcaaatgttAAAGGACAAGGAGTCAAGAAAATCACTTGAAACAGATCTAGAAGATGCCACTAAATCCCTTGATGAGATGAACCGAAATGCTTTGATACTTTCTGGAGAGCTGGAGATGGCTAATTCTCGGATTTCAAGCGTTGAAGACGAGAAGCAGGTGCTTTACAAATCCCTAACTGAGCAGAAGAATGCAGCCAAAGAGGCCCAAGAGAATATGGAAGATGCTCATAACATTGTGGTGAGGCTTGGGAGTGAAAGGGAGGGTTTGGACAGAAAGGGAAAGAAACTTGAAGGAGAATTGGCATCTGCTAAGGGTGAAATATTGCGATTAAGGAGTAAAATAAATTCTTCGAACACTGCTGTAAATGATCAGGAGAGACAGAAAACCGAAGCTGAAGACTTGCTATCAAGGAGTAAAACAACAAATTCATCGAGCACTGTTGTAAATGAAGAGAAGTCAGAGGGAACTGAAGCTGAAGAGAAGGTCACAGTGAATGCAAAGAGAAGTGGTAGAACTAGAAGGAGAAGGGCTAGTTCGCAATGA